The window TCGAGTGTTTCGGAGGAATGCTCACATGCCTGCAGACTTCAGGCCCGGTCGCTACGGGACCGCCGCCACCACGACTGCTCCCCGGCCCCGCACGACGCGACTACGCGCGCGCTGGCTGCTGGCGGCCGCAAGTATACTCGCTGCGGCGAGTGCTTCGATGGCGGCCGAACCGGTGGCCTACACCGCCGAGTACAAGCTGCGCGCCTTCGGCCTGCGCGGCAAGATGAACGTCGAACAACACCCCGAACCCGGCGTCATCGACGCCGAGGGCCCCGTATGGCGCTACCGCTCGGAACTGCGGGCCAAAGGCCTCGGCAAGCTGTTCTTCGGCGGCACCACCTTCGAGGACGCCCTGTTCGAAGTGCGCGATGGCCGCTTGCGCCCCCTGCACGTGACCGGCCTGGACACGATGAAGGACCGCGCCAAGGACGTCACCTTCACCTGGCCCGAGGGTGATGATGCGGCCAGCGAGGGCCCCCTCGCCGAAGGCACCGACGCCGAAGCCACCTTCTCCATGGAGATGCCGCCGGAGGTGCTCGATCGTGCCCTGCTGATCCCCGCGATCGGGCTGGACCTGGAGCACAGCGGCGCAGCCCGTGACGCGGACGGCAAGCTCACGCTGGCCTCCGCCCCCCTGGATCCCGACCGCGGCTACCGCTTCCGCGTGCTCGAACGCGGCCAGCTGCGCGATTACTATGCGCGCCTGGTGGGAGAGGAAGCGCTCGACGGCCCCGAGGGCGACCCCGTCGAGACCCTCGTCTTCGAACACCGACGCGACGGCTCCAGCCGCACGACCACCTTCTGGCTGGCCCCGTCCCTTGACTACCTGCCGATCCAGATTCAGCAGCGCAAGCACGACAAGAAGCCACACCTGCGAGCCGTCCTGAAGGATTACCAGCCCCTTGACCCTGACCAGCAGCAGCAACCCAATCCCGAGCGCGACGCCCGCTGACCCTGCCGACGTGCCGGGGAGCGCCATCGCCGCGCTCTCGGTGGTGGTGCCCGTGCACAACGAAGCGGGCAACATCACCCCGCTGATCGAGGAAATTCACGCGGCGCTGGCGGGCCTGCCCCACGAGATCATCTACGTCGACGACGCCAGCCGCGACGAATCCCTGCGTGAGCTGGCCGCCTGCACCGAGCGCTTCGCGAGCCTGCGCGTGCTGCGCAACGAGCGCCAAGCCGGGCAGAGCACCTCCGTGCTCAACGGCGTACGCGCCGCGCGCCACGAATGGGTCGCCACCCTGGACGGCGACGGTCAGAACGATCCTAAGGACATCCCGCACCTGATAGCGGCCTTGATCGAGGATGGCGAGGCGATCATGGCCATCGGCCACCGTCGCAAGCGCCGGGACACGTGGCTGCGGCGGCGTGCCTCGGGCATCGCCAAGGGTGCCAGGCGCCTGGTGCTCGGCGATGAAGTGCCCGACAGCGGCTGCGGCTTGAAGGTACTACGCCGCGATGCTTACCTCGCCCTGCCCTACTTCGATCACATGCACCGATTCCTTCCTACCCTGGTGCAGCAGGGCGGCCAACGCGTACTCTCCGTGGCCGTGAATCACCGCCCGCGCGAGCGCGGTC is drawn from Pseudomonadota bacterium and contains these coding sequences:
- a CDS encoding glycosyltransferase family 2 protein, translated to MTLTSSSNPIPSATPADPADVPGSAIAALSVVVPVHNEAGNITPLIEEIHAALAGLPHEIIYVDDASRDESLRELAACTERFASLRVLRNERQAGQSTSVLNGVRAARHEWVATLDGDGQNDPKDIPHLIAALIEDGEAIMAIGHRRKRRDTWLRRRASGIAKGARRLVLGDEVPDSGCGLKVLRRDAYLALPYFDHMHRFLPTLVQQGGQRVLSVAVNHRPRERGRSKYGILDRAMAGVIDIVGVAWLGLRNRKTQTEELERRP
- a CDS encoding DUF3108 domain-containing protein, whose product is MPADFRPGRYGTAATTTAPRPRTTRLRARWLLAAASILAAASASMAAEPVAYTAEYKLRAFGLRGKMNVEQHPEPGVIDAEGPVWRYRSELRAKGLGKLFFGGTTFEDALFEVRDGRLRPLHVTGLDTMKDRAKDVTFTWPEGDDAASEGPLAEGTDAEATFSMEMPPEVLDRALLIPAIGLDLEHSGAARDADGKLTLASAPLDPDRGYRFRVLERGQLRDYYARLVGEEALDGPEGDPVETLVFEHRRDGSSRTTTFWLAPSLDYLPIQIQQRKHDKKPHLRAVLKDYQPLDPDQQQQPNPERDAR